In Corylus avellana chromosome ca8, CavTom2PMs-1.0, the genomic stretch GTCAGTTATAAATGAGCTAGCTTTatgttgttctttctttcttactctgtgtgtgtatatatatatatatatatatatatatatatatatatatatgaaaacaaagATGATTGGTTGGACGGTGTACAATGTGTAGACTAGTTAAAGATATAAATCTCATCTTATCCTCATCTAATTAAGAACAAACGGTAATATGATCATAATATCGTGATAATATGAAATGCATCGAATGGCATATCTCATGTACACGTATATAATGCATATGATATATGTGGTAGAATACGCCTCCACGGAAATCAACGGCCCTgatattattatcttaattgATTCCCGACTAAGAAAGACAAGAAGAAAAACCCTGCCTCCTATTCTGGCATGCTTAATTTTCTCCAATTTAATATACAAAATTTATGCCACACCcttcttaaaaaaatcaaatggctGTTTCGGAAACTGTCTATCTTCCAGCTTGCacaatcctctctctctctctatccatCTCTCTTATAATTCTTGTTGGATTGTATAGAGAGAAGCCATAGCTAGCTAGCATCAAAGCTCAAAGCAACCCACCAAGATAATAACATGGGGAGAGCTCCTTGCTGTGACAAAGCAAACGTCAAGAAAGGACCATGGTCGCCTGAAGAAGATGCCAAGCTCAAGTCGTATATAGAGCAGCAAGGCACTGGTGGCAACTGGATCGCTTTACCCCAAAAGATCGGTAATTAATTTCAagcttatttttaatttttcccttcTTTGTATTCGAAATATctcatcctatatatatatataagcttctGTGTTTCTGAATTAGGCCTCAAGAGATGCGGCAAGAGCTGCCGCCTCAGATGGTTGAACTATCTCCGCCCAAATATCAAGCATGGAGGATTTTCAGAAGAGGAAGATAACATAATCTGCAGCCTCTATATTAGCATCGGAAGCAGGTTTTTTCCCCCTCAAACCATTTGggtgtcttttattttctctatatattcACATCTATAGCTTGTTTGCGCGCGTGAACAGGTGGTCTATTATTGCAGCACAATTACCAGGAAGAACCGACAATGATATAAAGAACTACTGGAACACAAGGCTGAAGAAGAAGCTTCTAGGAAAGCAGAGAAAAGAACAGCAGGCTCGTAGAGATAGCAGCCTAAAGCAGGAGATGAAGAGAGGAGGAGCTGGGAATTATTCTGTGGTTCCCggtaacaacaacaacaacaaccaaaacCCTTACTGGCCGGAGCTGCCTGTGCTGGCACCCATCCCATATTCAAACCAAGAACCTCGTT encodes the following:
- the LOC132190163 gene encoding transcription factor RAX3-like, with protein sequence MGRAPCCDKANVKKGPWSPEEDAKLKSYIEQQGTGGNWIALPQKIGLKRCGKSCRLRWLNYLRPNIKHGGFSEEEDNIICSLYISIGSRWSIIAAQLPGRTDNDIKNYWNTRLKKKLLGKQRKEQQARRDSSLKQEMKRGGAGNYSVVPGNNNNNNQNPYWPELPVLAPIPYSNQEPRFNDHASFRKLLIKLGGKFSDAGDDLPTHQFGNGVSAATAQQIYQSVNVPSSSGIQFAQAHESSYADAGVELNMLQGQSSTFPVVELGEIVYNNNPQGLDGLEFLCGDHEMVYNRIGATSGESSNIVWGGEMSSSPVYPPLASNYVGMQQECDFQELRYPQANL